The Parambassis ranga chromosome 13, fParRan2.1, whole genome shotgun sequence genome contains the following window.
AAGCAGACTGAAACAAATTCCTGTGGGTGTGCTATTTAGGGGAACTGTTGACCACTTTGACAATGGCTGGCAAAGTGAACACCATAATTTGGTGCCAACACATACAAACCAGGAAGTCAAAGACCCCACAGAGATAATTTATCGTTCTGCACCTCTGACACAAAGACCTGCTATGGAGAGATATTGGGAATTTAAGCTGCCAGAGGTTATTTTTGTGTCAGCTCTACACTAGTCCATCATTCAACAATTTATCTTGTTAAATTTACAGAGAAGTACATCTAAAATCATGtcactgctttttctttttttttttcctttcaagcGACCCTCTTTTGTTGAGCGTAGAGACAGATTTCAGTGACGCCCTCTCTGGTGCTATGAGATTTCCCAGTCCCCTGACACCGTGTGACACCAATTAGGAGGCTAGTGATATGACAAGCCATTGGTCCAAAAGCTATAACTGACAAACAGCcttgagagctgtgtgtgttttttttgtgtgtgaatgataTTAAAGTGAGCAGCAAGGGAGCAAAAAAGAGACCAAGTTAAGAGCATAGTGATgtagaggagggaggaggggggactgACAGGAAGGGAAAACAAAATTGACTTGAGACTGAAAGAGAGTTCAGAACAGCTGATGTCAGTGTTGCAAAGGGAAGTTTTCTGTCGTCAGCCCTCACTTGACTGCCAGCTGACAGAGCTGCCGATTCAGACCTACAGCAGAGGAGTGACAACAGAGCTGATGTGCTGTTAGACTAAGATATGATGGCTCCCTTCCACCCTTCCTGTCCAAAGCAATCACTAGAGAGGTTTACAAGGCTCACTGTCTTCACTAACTGTAAACGATCACAATAACCTGTTTCACAGCTCCCTGGTTCCCCATCACAGGCAGTATGATGTCATCAAGTCGAGACACAAAACAGAAGGGCCATTATTTTCTGCGTGGTGTGCTAATGTTCACATTCGTAAAAACCTGGATGTGAACACTAGCACAGTAATGAAACAAGAGAAAAGCcctgaggtgtgtgtctgtgtgtgtgtctgtgtgtgtgtggaaatcaACTCCTGCCACCTGCCAAATGAAAAGACTGCACTGTTCACAAAAACTCAGAACATGAGCGGGCAAATCATACACAGATGTAGCTGTTCAGGGTTCACCACTGTCTGTCACATAACTGCCAGTTTAATTCGGGTAACACATGAAAAATCTGCAAAGGTCCACTTAAGCTACTGGAAAATTAAAGGAAGGCAACTGCATTTGTGAGAGTTCACACTATAAAACAAAAAGTATGCATACGTTAACTGAGCATTATCTACAAATCTACTTTGGACAGCTGGGCAGCATTAAagcagagtgtctgtgtgacctTAACACACAACTGTAAAGCGTCTGGATACAGCTACAGCTTGACATTAGTTGTGCTCGACTGACCCTGAGAGCCGCCTATCAGATGTTGAAGTGAAAACATGGCAGGGTTAGATACTcgcctcccctctccctccctaaCCCTGCAGTGCCTGGGAAGCCTTAGCTCTGCAATGTGTCCGGTGACTAGCGTAGCGATTAGCTGACGGTTAGCTGACCTGACGGTGGTTTTGAATTTATATGTCCCAGTAGACAGCGGAGGCAATCATATCAGTAACGCTGAGAAAGCCTGACACAGCATACACCACCAGCGTGTGTAAAACAAGCCTCTGGAGCTGCCGTGACTGAAAATGAAATAGATCCACAGCAGGGCAGAGAATACGGAAAGACAGGCAGGAGGGACGAGGTTCACACCGCAGGTCCCAGACCACCTATAAGGCCTTACATGGAAGAACATCCAGGTCCCAGttgtttaattacattttgtgtGAGATAGGACTTGTTTTTCTTACCTTGTCAATGATTCGTTGTCTTGTCAGCTCTTATGAGAGGATCTCAGCAGATTTTTATGACTCGCGAGTGTTTGCTgaaggtgtttgtgttgttgtgcgaGCCACAAAACAATACCTTAGGTACACTAATACAGAATTACTCTGAATTTaataccaacaaaaaaaaagatgaaatttcttaggggtcaaaggtcactgctgCTAAACATCTTTGACATGTCATTTTTGACCATAATTCATGTAATGTTGTCAAAATATTAGCCTAAACAGACATGGATGGAAACTGCAGCTTGCCTGGTTGGCAGAGCGGTAGAGGGTTAAACACATAATAACGGTGCATGTCTgagaattttaaataaataactgcTAAATAATCAGCAGGTGTGTAATTAATAAAAAGTTTAAATAAGACTTCATATTTCGCGACTCAATTTTAAGTTTTATTACAGCAAGTTTTGACTATAACATCTGTCATTAGGGACAAATATTATTCTCTTTCTGCAGCAGTCAGGAGTTTGAGGAAGAGGAACTTAATTTGACAGTGTCTCTGACACAGATAAAACCGCATACGCCAAACTGCCTCTCTCACTGAAGGGAAACTGTAAATTGGCCACATATTTTCCaactatatattttttacagCTAATGATCAGGTTTCAGTGACCACTAGCATTGAATGTGGACTGTTTGTGGGTGTTTaagaacattttaaaaccaGGTTGCATAACCATCTCTGGCTGTGACCCCAACATTCAGAAAAGGTGAAGCCCTCCATCTTACCTCCATCTgaaaaagctttattttttcgCTGCTGCAGATAACTGCTGGATGAATTATTGAAACACATGAATATGTCTACGAGAAGGATATTATTGAAGAAAATAAAGGAGACAAGGTCAAAATATACTGGAAGAGAAGGTTAGGATGAGACAATATGGAGGATAAAAACTAAGGACTCATCTGACCAAGCTGTCATTTGATCCGTACGGGTTTAAACACTCATAACCACCACACGCTACATCAACATTGTGATCCAATTAACTCTCTGTCAAACGTGATCATGTTGATAATTAGTGCAGATTTGTAGTGATAAAGCTCTAAGTGTGTCACCTTCCAGAAGTAGGACAGCAGAGTGAGCTACATGGGACTAattggaacacacacactcacaactgGCCTGCATCAACcgaacactcactcacacttcaCTCACAAGTGTCCACTTAATATGATACACACATATTGTTGGAGTGCAATTTTCTTATTCTATCAGAAGAAGTGTGTTTTTGGTTCTGTTTAGGCCACCCACTCATCTGTGCACATGTACATTGGGCTACATTTGAGAGTATAAGCCATTGCAGTGTAACAACAACAGTCCTTTGGATAAAGCCGAGCCACACAATCACATTTTATGAAAGCACTGTCACATGACTGGCAAGTGTCCACCGCAAGGTCTGCTATTTACCTTCATCCTATCTCCTATTTATCAATAAGGACATCATCGCAAATGTCGTCAATCTGCTTGATTAATAagtattatttaattttaattgtaTCAAAATTGAAGCtacatgttttaaatattttcatgtGACATAACTCCATACATGTACATCTTCACAATCACATTGCTGAAGGACAGTTTTAGTCCTGTATCTAAGCTTTTGGCTAACaccgccctctgctggacataTGTTGCATTAAATGATGTCATGCCTGGGACATGAAATCACACACAGGTGATTACTAAGCATTCAACAATCTAACCTTAAAAAGGCACAACATGCAGGCCAACTACTGACAAGGAGCAAAGGAAAAAGAACTCAAAGCTTGACAAGAACAATCTGTCAATGGTCTTTACTCTGCATTGTGCATGATCTCAGGGAGTATATCCCAGAGACTGAGTCGATGGATGCTAATCCTTTGCTAATACAATTATTTTtcaaagtgttgtgtttttgcatgaCCTGTACTCTAGTAAATCCttatatttaaattttaatCCTGTTTGGACATGGCAAAGGTGTGTTTCCTGTTCGTGTTTACTACATAAAAGTTTAAAAGGAATACACTAAACTTTATGTCATTGCATCTTATATAAGATGCAAGGACATAAAGTTTAGTATTAATCTTCATGTAACTCTATGGTAAAATTTCCAAGTAGAGCGCTCTGATggacacacaaaacatttagATAGTTAAAGCAAATGTTGGCCACCAGAGAGCAGTCTTGTCCTATAATAGATGTCAAATAAAATACTGTAATACAAATATTAAGAAAACAACTAAATTTTGTCCTCATTGTCCATTTTAACTAAAGGCATTTCTTTCAGACAAAATATATGTTGAACAAGGCTGGAAAACAAAACCTTTATTTACATACCACAGAAATATAAGATGACATCACAGTCAAACAGatcaatgaaaataacagcaAGGTAAAACAAAAAGTAATGTTCACATCTATCCCTAAATGAGTCATGTGTCAGCTATACATACTGACTGAACCTCCGGACTGACACTATGAGAGCACTGCCTGGGGGGATAAGAACTTTTCATAGTTTATTCTGGACAACGTTTTGTTTTGTATAATCTAGGAAAGGCTCATTTAATAAGTCAAATACAATCACACATCCCCTCTAAATTATGTAAACTAAAGGGTACCGGCTAAACCTCACCTAAGCctgtaataaaatacaattcatTCATGACAATGCCCCACCACTGGCCCCTACTAGAACAAATCTGAAGACTATGAAAGCACAAGAATGTTGAAAGATTACTTTTGATCCCATCGTAACCTAACCAAACAAACCACTGTCAGTCCCCGGCTGGGTTTCTTACGGACATGCCCACTTTATTATACCTAGCCTGCTTTCTCTGCAGGGCAAGGTGAAAAACACGTCTCACATGTCTCTCAGCAGTAGTAGATCATGTGCTCTTCTAAAGGCTGACAAACATCGAAAGCTTTGTTGCCAAAATATACTGTAACGTAATCAAGATTAGGGTATGTTATGTAACCACAAAAAGGCTTCTGACACAAAAGATCAGCAAATAATAAGTCCCTGTGCTGTGGTTTTTAAGGtgcaaatgaataaatgtacaCTTTAGGAATAACTATCTTGTCTCTTCTGTAACCGGAGAGCATGCAAACATTTCTAATCAGCCGGTCCCACTACAGCATTCAACAGAGATTGATTTGAATTAAttcactgtactgtactgtacatccacaaaaacacagctgagatAACTTTCACATTGTTGAGAGAAACATGTTACGTGTGAGATAAGTTCAGACCGCCACATCCTGAATCATGATTACAACACTGACAGATTCCTCCAGAGAGCCAGCATTGAGTTTGATTCTCAGCTTATTAGTACAGCAGATAATTGGACCTGTGCGCATCATAAAGGCAAtttatggagagagagagagagagagagaatatgtTGAAGTGAAATGGgttgcatgcacacagacatctttaaGTGTCCAGGAAAAGTCTATAAACCTATGCAGAAagatggaaacaggaagtgaataaGTGGttcaaagaaaacagaagtGATATGTGTCAGGCTGCAAGTCATTTGGCTCTGTTCTAAAGAAGAATGTCCTAATTGGGTCAGAGAGAGACAACATATAAGCCTGTAGATTTAGGGCCGTGGGCAGACTGGAATTAATTGCTTGTTGGCACCGTGTTTatctcagagagaagagaatTCTCTTCATTGCTATCAGGGGAACTGTATTCTCAGGTGAGTAACATATACCTAAATTTGCAATGATGCACAGTAGTggaatatattttattaaaggAAAAGGTggaatatatattttattaaaggATGTGTAGGAGGAGTAAGGTGGTTTTGACAAGTCAtaatggttttcttctttcaTACTGATGCATGTTGAGTTAGTGTAGgcagaagcaaaaacacaaaacatatttCTATCTGGCTTAGTCATCGTTTCGCTCCTACGGTAAGTCTGCtgggtttggtttgtttgtttttgtttcctcttcCATGCCATAAATGTAAATGTCCTTCCACCTATCTGTCTGTAAAACTCGAGGTCTAATGGCTATTATGGTCACATCTCCCACTCATATCATATTAGAGGCACCAGTACCCTGAGCACTCTGTGTTTACTGCTTCCAGTGTACAGATAGTGGCTGCACCTGCTCATCGTCACACATCCTATTCACGCTACCAGAGACTACAAGAACAACCATGGTAAGTCTTTACAAAATGTATATAATGATGGATGTGAAAcatttataattataattataatgacTTTGTTTTAATCATCACTTATCTGGCACatccctcccttctctcttctctcctcaaAAGGGGCTCAACTGTACACAGATAGATGGTGTACTGGAGAGGTACTACCTGTCACCATTTTACGGAATTGAGTTCTGCATTGGTTTCCCTGGCAACCTTTTGGTTGTTCTTGGTTACATATTTTGTTTGCCTGAGTGGCAGAGCTGCAACATTTACCTCTTCAACCTGGCCGTCTCTGACCTTATTTTCCTCTGCACGCTGCCACGCCTCTCCCACCTCTACGCAAATGACCAATCAGAGACCAATCCCTATGCCTGCATTATCAACCGCTACGTCCTGCATGTCAATCTTTACTCTTCCATTCTCTTCATGGTCTGGCTTAGCATGGATCGCTTCTTGCTCATAAAATACCCAACACGGAACCACTATCTGCTGAGAATGCGGACAGCCCTGATTGTGGCACTGCTGAGCTGGATCGCAGTCAATGTGCAAATTATCCCACTGGTAACCCTGATGATCCAAGACCTAAAAAAAGGAAATTTCACCCGCTGCCAGGATTTTGCCAGCCTACAAGGGGATGTCAATGCATTCAGCTACAGTTTGGGGTTAACTGTGACTGGTTACATTCTCCCACTCCTTGGACTTTGTGTGTTCTCCTACCAAATTGCACACTTGCTTAAAGCCCAGGAAAGGGCTGTACAGCGTAGGAAAACATCGTACAAGCGGCCCCTGAGGGTCGCTGTGTCGGCCGCAGCCATGTTTCTGGTTCTCTACACTCCCTACCACGTGCTGAGAAATGTCAGAATAGCATCACGGTCAGCCTGGGCAGAcctgcagctgtgcacacaGATGTACATAAAAGGCCTTTATATTTTGACCCGGCCACTGGCCTTTTTGCACAGTGTCATCAACCCTGTCTTCTACTTCCTTATGGGTGACAAGTTTAGAGAAATCCTGCTGTTAAATCTCAGAAAGCTTTTTAGAAAGACAGACCTGCAAAGAGAACCAGCCTAAAAAACAGGGTTCATGTGACATGTGAAAGCTGATGGAGCATTATTATTTACTGCACATTTGTCATTAAAGATGTTAATGTTATACTATGTTctcgcattacctgaagaccaactgcagt
Protein-coding sequences here:
- the LOC114445347 gene encoding succinate receptor 1-like — translated: MGLNCTQIDGVLERYYLSPFYGIEFCIGFPGNLLVVLGYIFCLPEWQSCNIYLFNLAVSDLIFLCTLPRLSHLYANDQSETNPYACIINRYVLHVNLYSSILFMVWLSMDRFLLIKYPTRNHYLLRMRTALIVALLSWIAVNVQIIPLVTLMIQDLKKGNFTRCQDFASLQGDVNAFSYSLGLTVTGYILPLLGLCVFSYQIAHLLKAQERAVQRRKTSYKRPLRVAVSAAAMFLVLYTPYHVLRNVRIASRSAWADLQLCTQMYIKGLYILTRPLAFLHSVINPVFYFLMGDKFREILLLNLRKLFRKTDLQREPA